In a genomic window of Methanotorris formicicus Mc-S-70:
- a CDS encoding methanogenesis marker 14 protein has protein sequence MGFLDVIKGIFKKSPKIHYAKSQTVDLIELKRNPYYIVASVELGNTTTKAIITATNMDTGKTYIVSKHVKMTRDVRKPKKGEEVFGKTLWGVELTKEAVAEMVKEVLLKALKEGNLTIDDLHFVVRSTGVTAGFASPEEVGAMIIALADGCLKAGIPPSKMAPAMSKNQLPKPFDKYSMMDKIIFDGAVTGVLPPTGKEVVANEMEGELVTAGIKVGSKWTEVDFRNPCMSIDFGTTLAGRITNDTLPYAKVIGNLCGLAGAIADSITRGSGLVNKEKGAALDITKKCNDKPNKELAEEYAEKAHKYIIIDEVPSNVERFGTVPVNPEAAKKAGTTLIGCDVGENGSDLPKLEEIGKRIVEECNVPTLLYTLDLVSAEIAKRLVEFVYKKGLVNEKTAIGITGRAGITGEKPKLIIEKLKGLDIWENVEENVVFVEDGLALGASVMARCMNCLGTPNIPIGGNRGGGCILGLRRKWQKDKGMLR, from the coding sequence ATGGGATTTTTAGATGTAATAAAGGGAATTTTTAAAAAATCACCAAAGATACACTATGCAAAATCCCAAACAGTTGATTTAATTGAATTAAAAAGAAACCCCTACTATATTGTGGCGTCAGTTGAATTGGGTAATACTACAACAAAAGCCATCATTACGGCAACAAATATGGATACTGGAAAAACCTATATTGTGAGCAAACATGTAAAAATGACAAGAGACGTTAGAAAACCAAAGAAGGGAGAAGAGGTTTTTGGGAAAACATTGTGGGGTGTTGAATTAACAAAAGAAGCGGTTGCAGAGATGGTTAAGGAGGTTTTACTAAAAGCCCTTAAGGAAGGAAACCTAACAATAGATGACTTGCATTTTGTCGTTAGAAGTACTGGAGTTACGGCAGGTTTTGCCTCTCCTGAGGAGGTTGGGGCAATGATTATTGCATTGGCAGATGGATGTTTAAAAGCAGGCATTCCTCCATCAAAGATGGCTCCTGCAATGTCAAAAAACCAACTGCCGAAACCATTTGATAAATACAGCATGATGGATAAAATAATATTTGATGGGGCAGTTACGGGAGTTCTCCCTCCAACAGGGAAGGAAGTTGTTGCAAATGAAATGGAAGGGGAACTTGTTACGGCAGGAATAAAAGTTGGAAGTAAATGGACAGAGGTCGATTTTAGAAATCCATGTATGAGTATTGACTTTGGTACTACATTAGCAGGGAGGATAACCAACGATACTCTACCTTATGCAAAGGTTATTGGGAATTTGTGTGGTTTGGCGGGGGCTATTGCCGACAGTATTACAAGAGGTTCTGGGCTTGTTAATAAAGAAAAAGGGGCGGCTTTAGATATTACAAAAAAATGTAATGATAAACCAAACAAAGAACTTGCAGAAGAATACGCAGAGAAAGCCCACAAATACATAATAATTGATGAAGTTCCATCAAATGTTGAAAGATTTGGAACAGTTCCAGTTAATCCAGAGGCGGCAAAAAAAGCAGGAACTACCTTAATTGGATGTGATGTTGGAGAAAATGGAAGTGACTTGCCAAAATTAGAGGAGATTGGAAAAAGAATTGTTGAGGAATGCAATGTTCCAACTCTACTCTATACTTTGGATTTGGTTTCTGCAGAAATAGCAAAGAGATTAGTTGAATTTGTATATAAAAAAGGACTTGTTAATGAAAAAACTGCAATAGGTATAACAGGTAGGGCAGGAATTACTGGGGAGAAGCCAAAGTTAATAATAGAAAAACTCAAAGGATTGGATATCTGGGAGAATGTTGAAGAAAATGTCGTGTTTGTTGAGGATGGTTTAGCATTGGGGGCGAGTGTTATGGCAAGATGTATGAATTGCCTTGGAACGCCAAACATACCAATTGGGGGTAATAGGGGAGGAGGTTGCATTTTGGGTTTAAGAAGAAAATGGCAAAAAGATAAAGGTATGCTTAGATAA
- a CDS encoding MogA/MoaB family molybdenum cofactor biosynthesis protein yields MHKGIDNVKYGVITVSDSRYNEMLKGDKVEDKSGELLKNELNAIFHALIPDNKDMIKGIIDHVIDFFDVDCIVITGGTGISKRDNTSDVLKEIFEKELEGFKIIFHKISYDEVGEATILSRSTAGIYRGRVIYALPGSVNACKTGLKIIKKETGHILRHVRE; encoded by the coding sequence ATGCATAAAGGTATTGATAACGTTAAATATGGTGTAATAACGGTAAGTGATAGTAGATACAATGAAATGTTAAAAGGCGATAAAGTTGAAGATAAATCAGGAGAACTTTTAAAAAATGAGTTAAATGCCATATTCCATGCTCTAATTCCAGACAATAAGGATATGATAAAAGGAATTATAGACCATGTCATAGATTTTTTTGATGTGGATTGTATCGTCATAACAGGAGGAACAGGCATATCTAAGAGGGACAACACATCAGACGTATTAAAAGAAATTTTTGAGAAGGAGTTGGAAGGATTTAAAATAATATTCCATAAGATAAGTTATGATGAAGTTGGAGAAGCAACAATTTTATCACGAAGTACTGCAGGGATTTATAGGGGAAGGGTCATATATGCCCTTCCAGGTTCAGTAAATGCATGTAAAACAGGTCTAAAAATTATAAAAAAAGAAACAGGACATATCTTAAGACATGTTAGAGAATAA